The Nostoc sp. 'Lobaria pulmonaria (5183) cyanobiont' genome window below encodes:
- a CDS encoding DUF6918 family protein, producing the protein MGLSDGLLNPTKKAMVIDDCCNMIEGQLASKSGMSGIALKTAFAALKGVKPGYIPYVVEQILPQCFIALDPIWSQGVEKGDPVEYLSANRSNTADALLSVTDGRVKNSNRQIVRGTYEKLRGSAKKHVEEAVPDLAKVINNYTKV; encoded by the coding sequence ATGGGACTTAGCGACGGACTTTTGAACCCGACCAAAAAGGCTATGGTCATAGATGATTGTTGCAACATGATCGAAGGACAGCTTGCATCCAAGTCAGGTATGAGTGGTATCGCTTTGAAAACTGCCTTTGCTGCTTTGAAGGGGGTTAAGCCAGGGTACATTCCCTATGTCGTTGAGCAGATATTACCGCAATGCTTTATAGCTCTCGATCCTATCTGGAGTCAAGGCGTAGAGAAAGGCGACCCAGTTGAATATCTGAGTGCGAATCGCTCTAATACAGCAGATGCACTACTGAGTGTTACTGATGGGAGAGTCAAGAACTCAAACCGCCAAATCGTGCGAGGAACTTATGAAAAACTTCGCGGTTCAGCCAAAAAACACGTAGAAGAAGCAGTGCCAGACTTAGCCAAAGTAATCAATAATTACACTAAGGTCTGA